The sequence below is a genomic window from Brevibacillus laterosporus.
GTCTTGGACTAGGTGATATGCTAGATGAGGTTTTACATCACCTTCCTCCTATGGGTGAAGAGGATAAACGCGATGACGTGATCCGCGTTTCCATTATTGGTCGTCCAAATGTAGGAAAATCTTCTTTAACCAATGCAATATTGGGTGAAGAGCGAGTTATTGTTAGTGAAGTAGCCGGAACAACACGCGATGCTATCGATACGCCTTTTGAACGTGATGGTCAGGAGTACGTGTTAGTAGATACAGCTGGTATGCGTAAAAAAGGCAAAGTGTACGAGAGCACGGAGAAGTATAGCGTGATGCGTGCGCTTAAAGCGATTGAAGACTCCGATGTCGTACTCGTTTTAATTAACGGAGAGGAAGGCATTATCGAGCAAGATAAGAAAATTGCTGGATATGCACATGAAGCAGGTCGTGGGGTTATCATCGTTGTTAACAAATGGGATGCCTTGGAAAAAGACGATAAAACAATGCAACGCTTTACGGAACTGATCCGCGATGAGTTCAAGTATTTGTCGTATGCACCGATTGTTTACGTTTCTGCTAAGACAAAACAACGCGTTCATACCATTTTACCAAAAGTAAATGCCGTGGCAGATTCCCACACTATGCGCGTGAATACGTCAGTATTAAATGATTTGATTACGGACGCAACTATCATGGCTCCTCCGCCGACAGATAGAGGAAAACGTCTTAAAATTAATTATACGACACAGGTTGCTGTTAAACCACCAACGTTTATTGTGTTTGTAAACGATCCTGAGTTAATGCATTTCTCCTATGAAAGATATTTAGAAAATAAAATTCGTGGAGCGTTTGAATTTGAAGGAACGCCAATCCGTATTTTAACCCGTAAGAAAACATAGGGAGTGGAGAATGCAATGATGGTGCTGATTTCTCTCGTCATCAGTTATTTGCTCGGTTCCGTTAGCTTTAGTTATTTAGTAGCAAAAAAAATGGCGGGTATCGACATCCGAAGTCACGGTAGTGGGAATGCTGGAGCGACTAATACGCTCCGCGTTCTCGGTAAAGGTCCTGCGATCGTTGTTTTGCTATTGGATTTGTTAAAAGGAGTGCTAGCAATGTTCATTACCCATTGGCTTACCGATGGGAATGCCGTGGCGTACGCCTTCTCTGGTGTTTTAGCGATCGTAGGCCACAATTGGCCAATTTTTTATGGATTCCGCGGTGGAAAGGGTATTGCTACAACAGTTGGGGTAGCTCTGGCCTTATCGCCACTAGCATTTTTGATTTGTACGATTCTGACTATTATTTGTATTGCTATTACCAAGTATGTCTCTGTGGGATCATTGCTTTTTGTTACATTATTTCCTGTATTGATTTGGTTTTTTAAACAGGACATTTATGTTTTTTGGATTACCTTGGCGATTCCTGCATTGGCTTATTATCGGCATTATTCCAACCTTGTTAATTTGTGGAACGGAACAGAACGCAAACTTGGTGATAAATCGAATAGGAAACTAAGCTGAGTGGAGGGAAGAATGTTGACCAAACGCATAGCAGTGATTGGAGCGGGCAGTTGGGGTACCGCGCTAGCTTCCGTCTGTGCAGCGAATGATTTTCACGTGACATTATGGGTTCGTGATCAAAAAAATGCACATGAAATCAACATAAACCATACCAACGAAAAATACTTACCAGGAATTACGTTACCTGATACGATTGTGGCAGAAACGAATCTACAACAAGCTGTGACCGGAAAGACGGGCATTATCTTGGCGTTGCCTTCAAAAGCGATGCGAGAGGTAGTAAAACAATTATCTCCGTGGTTGGACCCTAATGTGACGCTCATTCATGCGACGAAAGGTTTTGAGCTAGAGAGCTTGAAACGCATGTCAGAAGTGATCAGAGAAGAGGTACCAAAGGAGATTGGAGATCGCATTGTCGTATTGACAGGACCAAGTCACGCTGAAGAAGTGATTCAAAAATCACCAACAACAGTCGTTGTAGCTTCTGAGTGTGAAGACAGCATGCTAAAAGCTCAAGATATTTTGATGAACTCCTACTTCCGTGTCTATACGAATCCTGACATGATTGGTGCTGAAATTGCTGGTGCTTTGAAAAATATCATTGCACTTGGAGCTGGGCTTAGCGACGGATTAGGATATGGGGATAATGCAAAAGCTGCTTTGTTAACCCGTGGTTTAGCTGAAATTGGACGTTTAGGTGTCAAATTGGGGGCTAATCCTTTGACGTTTGCTGGGCTTGCTGGAGTAGGTGACTTGGTGGTGACGTGTACCAGTAAGCATAGTCGCAACTGGCGAGCTGGCTATATGCTAGGTCAGGGAAAAAATCTCGATGAAGTACTTGCTCATATGGGAATGGTTGTAGAAGGTGTGCGGACCACCAAGGCTGCGCAAGCTCTAGCAAAGCGAGAAGGCGTAGACATGCCAATCACCAATGTATTCTATAATGTGTTCTTTGGAGATTGCTCCCCACGTCAAGCAGTTGAAGAGTTGATGGGGCGAGGTCGTCGACTTGAGCTAGAAGATATCGTTCGTTATAAAGAAAAATAGGCATTACACCATTTTTGCTCCTGCCTCATACACTAAAGAGAGTTCCCATTGTAATCATTGGGACGTATGAGGAGGAGTTAAAACATGAATAATGGAATATCTAGACGCTTATTAAACAAGTTAACGGGCAAGGTTAACGTAGATCAATCACAGCTGTTCCAGCTTGCTAGTTCTTTTAATAAAGAGGATATTCAAGACGAACAGAAGCTACGCCAGTTGATTCAGATGGTGTCCATGATGAGTGGAGTGGCTATCAGTCCGGAAAAGGAAGAGGAGATCATGGGAATGGTTCAAAATGGTTCTTTTAATCCCGATGACCTCTCTGGCATGCTTGATAAGATGAAATAGGCTCCTTTTATCAACAAATGGGCCGCTACGCTAGTTCCCAGCCTTACACAATCACATAGAGTAAAATAGGAACAATCATGGCTCTACAGGGACATGGCTGCTCTAACCAAGCAAGAAAAAAAGAGGGGGCTGATTACCCCTCTTTTTTTCGTTTGCCAGAATCACTTGAGGATTGCGTCAGAAGGCTTTGCACCAATGGAGATTGTAACAACCCCAACAATTGTCCAATGTCTAGTCCGCTAAATGGGTTGGATGCATTTTCTTTGACAGGACCTTCCTCTTCACTCTCCTCCTCGTCTTCAAAGAGGAAGGCAGACTCTTGTTGCTGTTTTTTTCGCTTGCTAGGGGTTGCTACACTCGCTGGTTCACTGCTCTCTGTCTTGTTTATCTTCCCGAATGATTCCAACATCTCCATCGCACCAAAGATCGACTCCATTGTATCTTCCATTTGGCGAATTGTCGTGCTGATTCCTCTGATGTTACTTCTCACTTTTGTGACAGAAGTTCGCAGATCAAGGTTACTGAGAACATCCAGTGTTGGCAGTTTTGATAAAATTCCCTTTTTTTGAGGAACTTCTGGCACGATTGGTTCTTGTACAGCGACAGTTACAGCTTCTTTGGCTTTTGTTTTGGCTTTATTGGCACTCGGACGAGAAGGTTTTTTATTAATGGTGACGTAAGGATTTCGCCATTTCCGCTTACTCATGCAACTCCCTCCAAATGGGCGTGGATTATCTCAATATCATATGCCACTGCTCTTAAATGGGTTCGTGACCCGGATAATTATGCTATAATCAGGCTAAAAAGAAAAAGTAAAGGACGCAAAAGAATATGTACATTGACCCCATGACTAAAATGAATATTTCGCTTCTTGCGATTTTTCTTATGTTTGTGTGCAATTTACTCTTATTATTCTCACGTAAAAAAGCGGGGACATTCCTAGGTATCATTCTGAAAATCTTGGCATTTCTCATGCTGTTGCTTGTGTTTGGTATGATTTTAATCGTGTTGCTAGTCTAGGAGATGATAGAATGAAAGAAATGACATTAGTTACTAAGCTAGGGACTTCTCATGAAGTGCCTATCGAAAAAAATATGACTATTGTAAAATTAGCAAAAAAAAATAAAATCCAATGGGGTCATGCATGCGAACGCGGAATCTGCGCACAATGCCGCACCAAAGTTTTGGAGGGGGCAGAATTTCTTAATGAAATCACAAAAGAAGAGAAGCTACGTCTGAAGAAAGCAGAGCGTCAGGAGCATTTTCGTTTAGGGTGCCAAATCCAAGTGAAGGAAGAGGGAACCATACGAATATGGCATGCCCCATACTAAGTGAGGAAGCAAGCATGACAAAAGTAACATTTTATCCAAGTAAAAAAACCGTAAAAGCACGTTCTGGGCAAACCATTTTGCAGCTTTCCCGGGTAGCTCGTGTAGCCATACCTACCCGTTGTGATGGGAATGCTGCTTGTATGTTATGCAAAATTACGATTGAACAGGGCAATGTCACTCCGCTCTCCGCTAGCGAAAAACGTAAGCTATCTGAGCGTGATCAAGTGCGGGGGATACGTTTAGCTTGTCAGACGCGTGTGACAGAAGAGGATGTTTGTATTCGTGTTCCTGAGTCTAAATGGAAATCAGTTGTAGAGAAAGCCTTGGAGCGTCAACGCCTTGAGGAGGAAGAGTGGTAGGAGGAACAGCATGATTCAGAAAAAGATTAGATTTTTCGCTGTTTTACTGTTGGTTTCGAGTTTCGTAAGCGGTTGCTTATACCCAGCAGATAGAAAATCCGAAAATCAAGTGCCTCACCCTATGTATGTAGAGCAGACACAAAAAGCGGTTGAGCAACTTCAGGAACAAGATGGCATTTTACCTATTGTCACAAAGGATGCATCGACGCCTTACTTTGAAAAATATGAAGTGGATTTTACCAGATTGGTTCCTAAGTATATGCCTGATGCCCCAGCTAATGCTTTTGAAAAAGGGGGAAGCTTTAAGTACGTTTTGGTGGATGTGGAAGAGAAGCCACAGGTCAAGCTCATAAATCTACCTACAGTCAGTACGGTAGCAGATGTGCAACAAGCTGTCATTCGCTATCAGATTTCTAAAGATAAGCTACCTGTCAAGGATCACATTGGCAATGGGTATTTCTCTATTCGCTATGATCTTATTGGGATGAAGGAGCCGGTCATTGCTAGCCCGTACACACAAAATACTCTCTCATTAATCATGAATGCGAAAGGTGAAGTGGGGATTGATTACACGATTGATATCGCTACGCTGTTACGTGAAAAGAAATGGAATGTACCAAAGGGAACTGATCCGCGTTATGTGCTAGCTCGGGAAACATTTTTTGTGCCTGTGAAATCCTTTCCTTACAAGCTGGTTAATAATGAACCTGAATTATTGAAGTTATAATTGTGGCGTCTGCATATAGCAGGCGTCTTTTTTAGTTCTAAAAATAACATTTACTCATATATTGATACTGTCCACAACACTTGTACAAAAAAGATAATGTAAAATCTTCGAAATCAGGGATAAATGAAAAAAAGAGCCATAGATTTAAATAGACAATCACAAGGAGGTTTTCGATGGTGGAACGAATCGATATCTTTAAAGACATAGCAGAACGTACGGGCGGTGATATTTATCTTGGGATTGTGGGTCCCGTCCGTACTGGTAAGTCAACCTTCATTAAACGGTTTATGGAGCAAGCGGTCATTCCTAACATTCCATCCGAGGCGGATCGTATTCGTGCCACGGATGAACTACCGCAGAGTGCTTCTGGCAAAACCATCATGACGACCGAGCCCAAATTTGTACCCAACCAAGCAGTACAAATCAACGTAACAGAAGGCCTAAATATAAATGTGCGCCTTGTGGATTGCGTAGGATATACGGTAGCTGGAGCAAAAGGGTTTGAGGATGAAAATGGTCCTCGCATGGTAAATACACCTTGGTATGAGGAACCGGTTCCGTTTGAAGAGGCTGCGGAAGTAGGAACGCGGAAAGTCATCCAAGAGCATTCCACCATCGGAATTGTCGTGACCACAGACGGCAGCATTGCTGAAATTCCTCGTGAAGGCTATGTGGACGCAGAGGAACGTGTAGTAGCCGAATTGAAGGAAGTAGGCAAGCCTTTTGTGATCTTAATTAATTCGACGCGCCCACGCTCAGAAGAAACACAAGCACTACGTCTCGAACTGCAAGAGAAATATGATGTCCCGGCTGTGGCTCTCTCCGTTGATTCCATGACGGAGTCGGAAATTCTCTTGATTTTAAAAGAAGTATTATTTGAATTCCCTGTACATGAGGTAAACGTGAATCTGCCAAGCTGGGTCATGGTGCTGGAAGGTGGCCACTGGCTGCGTCAGAACTATGAAGAAGCAGTAGGAGAGACCGTAAAAGATATTCGTCGTCTACGCGATGTGGACCGCGTGGTAGGGCAATTTAATGAGTATGAATTTATTGAAAAAGCCGCATTAGCCGGTATGGATATGGGACACGGTGTAGCAGAGATTGATTTGGTGGCACCGGATTATCTGTACGATCAAATTCTTATGGAGATTGTTGGAGAGGAAATCAGTGGCAAGGATCATTTGCTCCGAATTATGCAAGAATTTGCCCATGCCAAACGCGAATATGATCAGGTGGCAGAGGCTCTGCATATGGTACGTTCCACAGGCTATGGCATTGCAGCTCCATCCCTACATGAAATGACTCTAGATGAGCCGGAAATGATTCGCCAAGGACCACGTTTTGGCGTGCGTCTAAAAGCTACAGCGCCGTCTATTCACATGATCCGCGTTGATGTGGAATCTGAGTTTGCTCCGATTATTGGTACGGAGAAACAGAGCGAAGAGCTCGTGCGATATTTGATGCAAGACTTTGACAAAGATCCGCTGGCTATCTGGAACTCCGACATCTTTGGTCGCTCCCTGCATTCCATTGTGCGCGAAGGTATACAAGCTAAGATTTTAATGATGCCTGATAATGCTCGCTATAAGCTACAAGAGACCCTTGGACGCATTATTAACGAAGGTTCAGGAGGACTCATTGCCATCATCTTGTAAAAAGGTGAATTCATTATATACGAAACCCTGTTCTCTCTTTATGTAGTAGGAGGAGAGAACAGGGTTTTTTGCTATCGGAGAAAATAATGAAACAAAGTTTTTTCGTTGTACAAGCCCAGAGTGATGAATGTTTTTGAATGTGTTTGAGTGGCTTTTTTACGAGCTTTATCCTGCTAGAGAACTGTTTTTCGCATTTCAAGTGGAAAAGTCTTGTAAAAATAAAATCTCTGTATTACTATAAGCTTGTCAGAAGGCATAATTACGCCATTCTGCGTATAAAATCAGCTGAATCTGTTAAGACATGTAATACCATACATGCAACTCCAAGTTTTGAGGGGAGGTGAACGTAATGAATAAAACAGAACTCATTGCAAAAGTAGCTGAAACGTCTGAACTAACTAAGAAAGACGCTACAAAAGCAGTTGACGCTGTTCTTGATGCGATTTCTGATGCGCTAAAAGATGGTGACAAAGTCCAATTGATTGGTTTTGGAAACTTCGAAGTGCGCGAGCGTGCTGCTCGTAAAGGCCGCAACCCACAAACAGGGGAAGAGATCGAGATCGCTTCCAGTAAGATTCCTGCCTTCAAACCTGGTAAACAGCTGAAGGATTCAATCAAATAGATTGAAGCTCCAAGATCTTACATATAAAAGGTCCCCAAGAGAAGTAGCGCGTTATTAGCTGACTTCTTTTAGGGACCTTTTTTGGCGGTCACAAATTTATGAGTCATCTGATCGTAATGAAATGTAACTCAAGTTTTTAGAGCGTTGGAAGCCTGGTATCGTTGCGCTTTCTTTATCTTAATTTAAAATTTCTTATGATAAAGGATGAAAAAGAGATCCAATTACGATATATTAAAAAGTGAGTTTCTACACATTAGTGTTTTGTATTTTTATATAGGGTATGATAAAATTGGCTTGTTCTTGTTGCGAAGGGTTTGAGGAGGCTGTCATTATGAATGTAGATCACGAAAAAATCAAACAAGCTGTTCGAATGATCCTAGAAGCTGTTGGTGAAAACCCAGACCGCGAAGGCTTATTGGATACACCAAAACGCGTAGCAAAAATGTACGCAGAAGCTTTTGAAGGCATGAGTGTTAACGAAGAAATTTACTTCGAAACCATATTCAGCGAAGATCATGAAGAAATTGTACTTGTTAAAGATATTCCTTTTTATTCTATGTGTGAACACCATTTGGTACCGTTTTTCGGAAAAGCGCATGTAGCTTACATACCAAAAGGTGGACGAGTTGTAGGATTGAGTAAGTTAGCACGAGCTGTAGAAACCGTAGCGCGTCGCCCACAATTGCAAGAACGCATTACTTCCACAGTAGCTAACGCGATTATGAAGAAGCTAGATCCACACGGTGTTATGGTGATGGTAGAAGCAGAACATATGTGCATGACTATGCGCGGTGTGAAAAAACCGGGTTCTTCTACTGTAACTACAGCTGTTCGTGGAGTGTTCGAAAAAGATGCTAATGCACGTGCAGAGGTTTTACAATACATCAAAGCTTAGTGTCCTGTCGCGAAGAGCGAGCCGATTTTACTTCCTATGATAAGAAAATGAAAACCCGCTCTTTCCTTGGAAAGGCGGGTTTTAATGTGTTATCACGAACCAACTTTTGATTGATCATGTAAAAGCGCACCACCTTTAACGGCAGTGCGCTTTTATAGAAATTAGTTTGTACCTGTGGCCCAGATAGCCTTTTGACCTAAGTATATAACCACGTTGCCATCGTTTTGAACAATCAATCTTGCGCCAGGATTATTGTAGGTTCCGGAATGCCAAATTGCATTAGGGTATCCGTATATCACTAGGTTGCCGTCTCCCTGCATAATTACGTTACTAGTAGCGGAACCGTTTGTGTTAGAAGCCCACAAAGCTCTACCCCTTCCGTAAAGTACGAGATTCCCGTCATCTTGCAAGACGAATTGATACTCGCCATTTGAAGACTTTAGATACTGTCCTTTGACAAGCTTTTCACCCGGATATAGATGGTCTTCTCCTGAAGCCGCGAAGGCCGGGATGCTGAACAGCAACATCATGGCAAGGAGAAAAAATGAAGCAGTAACCTTTCTTAACACATGAAACACTTCCTTCCATATGAAATATTGTTACATGGGAATAATATCATATATTTCTAAAAATTACCAATATAATTTTTATGAATAAATTATTTATTAAGTATTCATTTTGCTGAGTAACTTTTTCCGTGTTTTTTGTATTCTATTAAAAAAGAAAGATAAGGCAAGGCATGGACAATTTATAGATACTCGGTATGTGGATCAACCGCCACCATGCAGCGCTACATTGCGAGAGACGCGCGACTCTATAAGGTTACGAAAAGCGTTCTATATTGTAAGCATTGTAGTAACGGCGTACTTGTTTATCATGTTTATATATAATTTAATTTCTATTTAATTAAAAGTCCTCTCACACCCTCGTTCATTCACGATAGTCAACGGAGGCGACAGAGCCTTGGAAACTATTACATTGGTTAATCGCGGTGGTAGCGCTGGTTATCTCGATCGCTGCGTTGGTACAAGCCGTAAAAAATCGCAGGTAGTCGTCGGATAACCGGCGGCTTTTTGTATTTGGAAGGATTTTGAAAAATCCGTGTCGAATAGTGTAGGCAAGGAGATGGATAGGATGAAAATAGCTTTCGAAAGCTTCGGCTACGTGCCTGTCGTTGGAGGGCGCTTTTTTGTTTTATTAACTAGCCTGGAACACTCGTGATTTTCATCATGAGTGTTCCAGGCTTCGGATAAGGCATGTCTTTTGACAACTGAACATATGGAATTGCAGGAGGAAAGGCCCTCTTGTGTAAAATGTTCAAGCACATTCGCCCTCTCTAGCTGAAAAGTGAAAATCAAGAAGCGGTAGGCTAGAGAGCAGAGTCCAACGTACAAGGTGTTGCAATAACCGAACTGCGGGGTAGCCTGCTTAATTTCGCTCATTGGAGCGTTCAGCGCAGGAATCTCGTGGCTTTAGGCATGGGCATGAGAGATTCATTTTACGACTGCTAATGCAATGTAATAATTTTGTAATGTTTGTTTATCAATTAGTTCGTTTTTTATATATTTTACATGCAAATCATAAAAATTTTGATTTTCTTTTAAAATAAAACCCACATTTGCTAGGTCTTCTGTTATTGTAGATAAATTAAAACCCATTTTAACAGGTTCTCCTATTTTTTCTAAATACTCTAGCATATTTTTAGTATTTTCAGTAGGGCCATGTTTACTTACATACTTCTCGTCATTATAATCAAAATAATCAAATATAACGATACTTCCTGAAGGTGCGAGATTGGAAATAGATTGTAATGTTTCAAATACTGCTTCCTTGGTTAGATACATCGTTACCCCTAACCAACTAAAAAAACTAAAGGCATTTGAATCAAATGATTGTTTCATTCCATCTTTTACATTTGTTTTCATAAAATCGATTGGAATATGGATTAGATTCTCTGGTATGTGCCATTTCAACTCTTTTACTCGATTCAATTTAAACGATTGAGTAGCAGGATGATCCACTTCAAAAACTTTGAGTTCGTTTAATACCTCTTTGTTCCTAAAACCAAAAGAATCCATGCCTGCACCCAAAATAACATATTGTTGTAATCCTTGATGAATAGCTTTGTGAAGCTCATCTTCTGTATACCTGTATCTTGTCATCGTCATGTTTAATAAACGGTTAAAGTCATGATCTACATTCATTTTTTCTGCTTCGTGACTAAACATTTCATATTCTTTTGGTGTTAAAAATTCATAAGCTAAATGATCATTAAAAATGGGTTCTTTAATGTTTTGTGAATAGTAAGCTCTTAAATAAGTCACAAACTTAGCGGTATGGCTCTCTTGATTATCAATCACAAACTCTCACCTACTCTCATTTTTTAAAACACATACGATATAATATGCAAACCACGGCTCCGTTTATGTGAAAAAATGTAACAAAAAACCTCTCGTGCCTTTAGCCATGAGAGGTGCAAATTGAAGAAAAAATAA
It includes:
- the spoIVA gene encoding stage IV sporulation protein A, whose product is MERIDIFKDIAERTGGDIYLGIVGPVRTGKSTFIKRFMEQAVIPNIPSEADRIRATDELPQSASGKTIMTTEPKFVPNQAVQINVTEGLNINVRLVDCVGYTVAGAKGFEDENGPRMVNTPWYEEPVPFEEAAEVGTRKVIQEHSTIGIVVTTDGSIAEIPREGYVDAEERVVAELKEVGKPFVILINSTRPRSEETQALRLELQEKYDVPAVALSVDSMTESEILLILKEVLFEFPVHEVNVNLPSWVMVLEGGHWLRQNYEEAVGETVKDIRRLRDVDRVVGQFNEYEFIEKAALAGMDMGHGVAEIDLVAPDYLYDQILMEIVGEEISGKDHLLRIMQEFAHAKREYDQVAEALHMVRSTGYGIAAPSLHEMTLDEPEMIRQGPRFGVRLKATAPSIHMIRVDVESEFAPIIGTEKQSEELVRYLMQDFDKDPLAIWNSDIFGRSLHSIVREGIQAKILMMPDNARYKLQETLGRIINEGSGGLIAIIL
- a CDS encoding (2Fe-2S)-binding protein — its product is MKEMTLVTKLGTSHEVPIEKNMTIVKLAKKNKIQWGHACERGICAQCRTKVLEGAEFLNEITKEEKLRLKKAERQEHFRLGCQIQVKEEGTIRIWHAPY
- a CDS encoding NADH:quinone oxidoreductase encodes the protein MTKVTFYPSKKTVKARSGQTILQLSRVARVAIPTRCDGNAACMLCKITIEQGNVTPLSASEKRKLSERDQVRGIRLACQTRVTEEDVCIRVPESKWKSVVEKALERQRLEEEEW
- a CDS encoding class I SAM-dependent methyltransferase: MIDNQESHTAKFVTYLRAYYSQNIKEPIFNDHLAYEFLTPKEYEMFSHEAEKMNVDHDFNRLLNMTMTRYRYTEDELHKAIHQGLQQYVILGAGMDSFGFRNKEVLNELKVFEVDHPATQSFKLNRVKELKWHIPENLIHIPIDFMKTNVKDGMKQSFDSNAFSFFSWLGVTMYLTKEAVFETLQSISNLAPSGSIVIFDYFDYNDEKYVSKHGPTENTKNMLEYLEKIGEPVKMGFNLSTITEDLANVGFILKENQNFYDLHVKYIKNELIDKQTLQNYYIALAVVK
- the folE gene encoding GTP cyclohydrolase I FolE gives rise to the protein MNVDHEKIKQAVRMILEAVGENPDREGLLDTPKRVAKMYAEAFEGMSVNEEIYFETIFSEDHEEIVLVKDIPFYSMCEHHLVPFFGKAHVAYIPKGGRVVGLSKLARAVETVARRPQLQERITSTVANAIMKKLDPHGVMVMVEAEHMCMTMRGVKKPGSSTVTTAVRGVFEKDANARAEVLQYIKA
- the plsY gene encoding glycerol-3-phosphate 1-O-acyltransferase; translated protein: MVLISLVISYLLGSVSFSYLVAKKMAGIDIRSHGSGNAGATNTLRVLGKGPAIVVLLLDLLKGVLAMFITHWLTDGNAVAYAFSGVLAIVGHNWPIFYGFRGGKGIATTVGVALALSPLAFLICTILTIICIAITKYVSVGSLLFVTLFPVLIWFFKQDIYVFWITLAIPALAYYRHYSNLVNLWNGTERKLGDKSNRKLS
- a CDS encoding NAD(P)H-dependent glycerol-3-phosphate dehydrogenase, with the protein product MLTKRIAVIGAGSWGTALASVCAANDFHVTLWVRDQKNAHEININHTNEKYLPGITLPDTIVAETNLQQAVTGKTGIILALPSKAMREVVKQLSPWLDPNVTLIHATKGFELESLKRMSEVIREEVPKEIGDRIVVLTGPSHAEEVIQKSPTTVVVASECEDSMLKAQDILMNSYFRVYTNPDMIGAEIAGALKNIIALGAGLSDGLGYGDNAKAALLTRGLAEIGRLGVKLGANPLTFAGLAGVGDLVVTCTSKHSRNWRAGYMLGQGKNLDEVLAHMGMVVEGVRTTKAAQALAKREGVDMPITNVFYNVFFGDCSPRQAVEELMGRGRRLELEDIVRYKEK
- a CDS encoding HU family DNA-binding protein, producing MNKTELIAKVAETSELTKKDATKAVDAVLDAISDALKDGDKVQLIGFGNFEVRERAARKGRNPQTGEEIEIASSKIPAFKPGKQLKDSIK
- a CDS encoding DUF2768 family protein, producing MYIDPMTKMNISLLAIFLMFVCNLLLLFSRKKAGTFLGIILKILAFLMLLLVFGMILIVLLV
- a CDS encoding ribosome biogenesis GTPase Der, producing the protein MGLPVVAIVGRPNVGKSTIFNRLVGERVAIVEDKPGVTRDRLYGKGEWLNREFHVIDTGGIEFAETDQILTQMRYQAELAIDEADVIILIVDVRSGVTDADLNVARMLNRTGKPIVLAVNKVDNFEMRNDIFEFYQLGVGEPFPISGSHGLGLGDMLDEVLHHLPPMGEEDKRDDVIRVSIIGRPNVGKSSLTNAILGEERVIVSEVAGTTRDAIDTPFERDGQEYVLVDTAGMRKKGKVYESTEKYSVMRALKAIEDSDVVLVLINGEEGIIEQDKKIAGYAHEAGRGVIIVVNKWDALEKDDKTMQRFTELIRDEFKYLSYAPIVYVSAKTKQRVHTILPKVNAVADSHTMRVNTSVLNDLITDATIMAPPPTDRGKRLKINYTTQVAVKPPTFIVFVNDPELMHFSYERYLENKIRGAFEFEGTPIRILTRKKT
- a CDS encoding lectin, producing the protein MLRKVTASFFLLAMMLLFSIPAFAASGEDHLYPGEKLVKGQYLKSSNGEYQFVLQDDGNLVLYGRGRALWASNTNGSATSNVIMQGDGNLVIYGYPNAIWHSGTYNNPGARLIVQNDGNVVIYLGQKAIWATGTN